In Zingiber officinale cultivar Zhangliang chromosome 3B, Zo_v1.1, whole genome shotgun sequence, a single window of DNA contains:
- the LOC122056735 gene encoding alpha carbonic anhydrase 7-like → MRQARGLPFSALFLLLLFPWTHFAAAQEVEDESEFSYLAGSPNGPEHWGEIRHEWALCNNGDMQSPIDLLHERVRVSPALGRIRRSYRASNATLRNRGHDIMLQWEGGAGTIRINGTHYELRQCHWHSPSEHTIDGKRFAMELHLVHVSADQRVAVIGILYTIGRPDTFLAELMEEIQEVADGREEKKAVGLVDPRHIKVGSRKYYRYMGSLTTPPCDQGVAWTISEKIRTVSREQMGLLREAVHDDAEANARPVQAINGREVQFYSPWHRKDVEVVRP, encoded by the exons ATGAGGCAAGCTCGAGGATTGCCCTTCTCTgctctcttccttctcctcctcttcccttGGACCCATTTTGCTGCAGCTCAAGAAGTCG AGGACGAGAGCGAGTTCAGCTACCTGGCGGGCAGCCCGAATGGCCCCGAACACTGGGGAGAGATACGGCATGAATGGGCTCTGTGCAACAACGGAGACATGCAATCTCCCATCGACCTCCTGCACGAGAGGGTCCGCGTCTCCCCTGCCCTGGGCAGAATCCGGAGGAGCTACAGGGCGTCCAACGCCACGCTGAGGAACCGCGGCCACGACATAATG ctGCAATGGGAGGGAGGAGCCGGAACGATCCGCATCAATGGCACCCATTACGAGCTTCGACAGTGTCATTGGCACTCCCCGTCCGAGCACACCATCGACGGAAAgag GTTCGCGATGGAGCTGCATCTGGTGCATGTGTCAGCGGACCAGCGTGTAGCTGTGATCGGCATCCTGTACACAATTGGGCGGCCCGACACATTCCTGGCAGAG CTGATGGAGGAGATTCAGGAAGTGGCGgatggaagagaagagaagaaagcagTAGGGTTGGTGGATCCACGGCACATCAAAGTAGGAAGCAGGAAGTACTACAGGTACATGGGCTCGCTGACAACTCCACCTTGCGATCAGGGCGTCGCTTGGACCATCAGCGAGAAG ATCAGAACTGTGTCGAGGGAGCAAATGGGGTTGCTGAGAGAGGCTGTGCACGAT GATGCAGAGGCGAACGCAAGGCCAGTTCAGGCGATTAATGGGCGGGAGGTCCAGTTTTACAGTCCTTGGCATCGTAAAGACGTCGAAGTGGTTCGTCCGTAG